In Actinomycetota bacterium, the sequence TGCTGCCCTTGGCGCCGGCTCGCTGGGTGGTCGACCCCGACTTCGACCTCGACTACCACTTGCGACGGATCACGCTGCCCGAGCCACGCACGTTCGAGCACCTGCTCGAGGTCGCGGCCAAGATGTACGCCTCGCCGCTCGACCTCAGCCGTCCCCTGTGGGAGGTGACGCTGGTCGACGGCCTGGAGGGCGGTGAGGAGCGGGCCGCCCTGGTGTGGAAGATGAGTCACGCGATCACCGACGGCGTCGGCGGGGTGATCCTCGACCGGATGTTGCGTACGACCGAGCGTGAACCGCCGCCGCGCCCGATGCCGACCCTGCCCTCACCGGAGGACGTCACCCCGATGGAGCTGACCCGGGCCGCTGCCCGGCGCCTGCCGCTCAAGCTGGTGACCGGATCGGTGCGACGGCTCTCCGACGCAGCCGGAACCGCGCGCCGGGCAGCCCGCGATCCGCAGGGCGCGGTACGCGACACGGTGCGGGTGGTGGGCACGGTCCGCAAGCTCGTCTCCGCAGCCGTCGAGCCCTCGCCGTTGCTCGCGGGACGCAGCGTCAACCGGCGGTTCGCGGCCCACGACGTCGCCCTCGCCGACCTGCGCGCCGCCGCCAAGGCGCAGGGCTGCTCGGTGAACGACGCATACCTCTCAGCCGTCACCGGTGCGCTGCGCCGCTACCACGAAGAGCTCGGCATGCCGATCGCGGCGATCACGATGGCGCTGCCGATCAACCTGCGCACGTCGACAGAAGCGGGGGCGATCGAGAACAAGTGGGCGGCGGCGACGGTCGCGGCACCGGTCGCGGAGCGTGATCCCGTCCGGCGCATGCGAGCCCTGCGCGAACTGGTGCTCACCGCGCGGACCGATGCCAACGTCGACGTGCTCGGTCTCATCGCGCCGGTGCTGGCCTGGTTCCCCGAGCAGCTGCTCGCCGGTGTAGGGGCAGGCACGCTCGGCATCGACGTGCAGGTGAGCAACGTGCCCGGCAACGCCGCGCCGCGATACGTGGCCGGCGCGAAGGTGCTCCGCGCGGTGCCCCTCGGCCCCGTGCCAGGGGTGGCGATGATGGTGACGATGATGTCGACGTCGGGGCGCTGCTTCGTCGGTGTCAACTACGACCCGGCCGCGGTGACCGATCACGACCGCTTCGTGCGGTGCCTGCGCGAAGGCTTCGACGAGGTGCTCGCCACCACCGGTGGGTCCACCCGCCGATCCTCCGCCAAGAAAGCCCCGACGTCGCCGGCACGGAAGCCGGCGCCGGCACCGAAGCCGGCGAAGCGCGCTGCGCGGAGCAAGCCATGACCGAGATCGAACTGCGCCTGCCCGGCACCGTCGCCGAGATCGCGGCCGACAAGGGCG encodes:
- a CDS encoding DUF1298 domain-containing protein, encoding MEDQPITWKRDLSSTDLMMYRGDSTARSRSSMMYIETLDRVPDWQRLRTETDRVSRVAIRLRQHVVAPLLPLAPARWVVDPDFDLDYHLRRITLPEPRTFEHLLEVAAKMYASPLDLSRPLWEVTLVDGLEGGEERAALVWKMSHAITDGVGGVILDRMLRTTEREPPPRPMPTLPSPEDVTPMELTRAAARRLPLKLVTGSVRRLSDAAGTARRAARDPQGAVRDTVRVVGTVRKLVSAAVEPSPLLAGRSVNRRFAAHDVALADLRAAAKAQGCSVNDAYLSAVTGALRRYHEELGMPIAAITMALPINLRTSTEAGAIENKWAAATVAAPVAERDPVRRMRALRELVLTARTDANVDVLGLIAPVLAWFPEQLLAGVGAGTLGIDVQVSNVPGNAAPRYVAGAKVLRAVPLGPVPGVAMMVTMMSTSGRCFVGVNYDPAAVTDHDRFVRCLREGFDEVLATTGGSTRRSSAKKAPTSPARKPAPAPKPAKRAARSKP